The Oxyura jamaicensis isolate SHBP4307 breed ruddy duck chromosome 8, BPBGC_Ojam_1.0, whole genome shotgun sequence genome has a segment encoding these proteins:
- the HENMT1 gene encoding small RNA 2'-O-methyltransferase isoform X1: protein MAKNFQEEQCTGVIKFTPPLYKQRYQFVKDLVGKYKPKKVADLGCADCTLLWMLKSYNCIEVLAGLDICASVMKEKMHRLYPLPGDYLQPAERSLTVTLHHGSVAHEDPCMLGFDLVTCIELIEHLEESELEKFPEVVFGFMAPTMVVISTPNSEFNPLLPGVTVFRHQDHKFEWDRTQFQSWALDAAKRYDYSVEFTGVGNPPAGKEDVGFCTQIAVFVKKYPQTREPAQSKKATETVYKTVFKAVYPSLKDEKYLQNAVISEVLFTAHVIKRSLPDHLVSEQEDSDDDPTERQLQLQRSVNCFSEDLEILAVEKSMEPLTNGSVVYIPLRKIFSFPKVNRLCGTFEKLRELITGKVTLSSDGSAVVLNTECENEEN, encoded by the exons ATGGCTAAGAACTTTCAAGAAGAACAGTGTACTGGTGTGATCAAATTCACACCACCACTGTACAAACAACGTTACCAGTTTGTTAAAGATTTAGTGGGAAAATACAAACCTAAGAAG GTGGCAGATTTAGGATGTGCAGACTGTACACTTCTCTGGATGCTGAAATCCTACAATTGCATTGAAGTGTTAGCTGGACTAGATATCTGTGCAAGTgtgatgaaagagaaaat GCATAGGTTGTATCCTCTTCCTGGTGATTATTTGCAGCCCGCTGAAAGATCGCTGACTGTTACACTGCATCACGGCTCAGTTGCTCATGAAGATCCCTGCATGCTTGGTTTTGACTTGGTAACATGCATTGAATT GATAGAGCACCTGGAAGAATCAGAGCTAGAGAAGTTTCCTGAAGTGGTGTTTGGTTTCATGGCTCCCACCATGGTGGTTATCAGTACTCCAAATTCCGAATTTAACCCCTTGCTTCCAGGAGTGACAGTTTTCAGGCATCAAGACCACAAATTTGAATGGGACCGAACACAATTTCAAAGTTG gGCTTTAGATGCTGCTAAACGCTATGATTACTCAGTGGAGTTCACTGGTGTCGGGAACCCACCAGCAGGAAAGGAGGATGTTGGGTTTTGTACCCAAATAGCCgtgtttgttaaaaaatatcctCAAACCAGGGAACCAGCACAGTCTAAGAAAGCCACTGAAACAGTTTACAAAACA GTCTTCAAAGCAGTGTATCCGAGTCTTAAAGATGAGAAGTACCTGCAGAATGCAGTGATCAGTGAAGTTCTGTTCACAGCACATGTCATTAAGCGAAGTCTGCCGGACCATTTAGTGTCAGAACAGGAGGACTCTGATGATGATCCTACTGAGAGACAATTGCAACTCCAGCGTTCAGTgaactgtttttcagaagatCTTGAAATACTGGCTGTTGAAAAAAGCATGGAGCCACTTACCAATGGAAGTGTGGTTTATATACctctaagaaaaatattctcttttcccAAAGTGAATCGACTTTGTGGCACATTTGAGAAGTTGCGCGAGCTTATTACTGGCAAGGTCACACTGAGCAGTGATGGTTCTGCTGTGGTGCTCAACACtgaatgtgaaaatgaagagaattaG
- the HENMT1 gene encoding small RNA 2'-O-methyltransferase isoform X2 encodes MLKSYNCIEVLAGLDICASVMKEKMHRLYPLPGDYLQPAERSLTVTLHHGSVAHEDPCMLGFDLVTCIELIEHLEESELEKFPEVVFGFMAPTMVVISTPNSEFNPLLPGVTVFRHQDHKFEWDRTQFQSWALDAAKRYDYSVEFTGVGNPPAGKEDVGFCTQIAVFVKKYPQTREPAQSKKATETVYKTVFKAVYPSLKDEKYLQNAVISEVLFTAHVIKRSLPDHLVSEQEDSDDDPTERQLQLQRSVNCFSEDLEILAVEKSMEPLTNGSVVYIPLRKIFSFPKVNRLCGTFEKLRELITGKVTLSSDGSAVVLNTECENEEN; translated from the exons ATGCTGAAATCCTACAATTGCATTGAAGTGTTAGCTGGACTAGATATCTGTGCAAGTgtgatgaaagagaaaat GCATAGGTTGTATCCTCTTCCTGGTGATTATTTGCAGCCCGCTGAAAGATCGCTGACTGTTACACTGCATCACGGCTCAGTTGCTCATGAAGATCCCTGCATGCTTGGTTTTGACTTGGTAACATGCATTGAATT GATAGAGCACCTGGAAGAATCAGAGCTAGAGAAGTTTCCTGAAGTGGTGTTTGGTTTCATGGCTCCCACCATGGTGGTTATCAGTACTCCAAATTCCGAATTTAACCCCTTGCTTCCAGGAGTGACAGTTTTCAGGCATCAAGACCACAAATTTGAATGGGACCGAACACAATTTCAAAGTTG gGCTTTAGATGCTGCTAAACGCTATGATTACTCAGTGGAGTTCACTGGTGTCGGGAACCCACCAGCAGGAAAGGAGGATGTTGGGTTTTGTACCCAAATAGCCgtgtttgttaaaaaatatcctCAAACCAGGGAACCAGCACAGTCTAAGAAAGCCACTGAAACAGTTTACAAAACA GTCTTCAAAGCAGTGTATCCGAGTCTTAAAGATGAGAAGTACCTGCAGAATGCAGTGATCAGTGAAGTTCTGTTCACAGCACATGTCATTAAGCGAAGTCTGCCGGACCATTTAGTGTCAGAACAGGAGGACTCTGATGATGATCCTACTGAGAGACAATTGCAACTCCAGCGTTCAGTgaactgtttttcagaagatCTTGAAATACTGGCTGTTGAAAAAAGCATGGAGCCACTTACCAATGGAAGTGTGGTTTATATACctctaagaaaaatattctcttttcccAAAGTGAATCGACTTTGTGGCACATTTGAGAAGTTGCGCGAGCTTATTACTGGCAAGGTCACACTGAGCAGTGATGGTTCTGCTGTGGTGCTCAACACtgaatgtgaaaatgaagagaattaG